The sequence GTGCGGCCACCGCCATGACGTAGGGCGCGGCGAAGCCGAGGTAGGCGCAGGCCAGGAAGAGGGACGTCAGGGCGCCGAGGCGGGCCGGCGGGGCCAGCCTCGCGCTGAGCGTCAGACCCGCCGCCAGGCAGAGCCCGCCACCGGCGCCCAGCAGCGGGGCGGCGGCGAGGAGCCAGGGCAGCGCACCGGTCACGGCGAAGAGCGCGGCGCAGCCGAACCCGAGCGTGCCGAGCACGGTGCCGACGACGGCGGTCCACCGCCCCAGTCGGCGCTGCAGGCCGGCGACGACCGTGCCGGCGCCCAGCGTCACGCCGGCCAGCACGCCGGTGACCGCCACGCCCGCGTAGGGCAGGTCGGCCAGCAGCGGGACGGCGGAGATGATCGTGGACGGGAACGCGTAGACGCACACCGCCACCGGGGCCAGCACGGTCACCACCAGGAACCCGTCGCCCCGGCGGATCAGCGGCGCGGCCGGCGCCCCGTCGGCCCCGGTGCGGCGGCCGTCGCGCAGGTCGACGGTCTCCGGCAGCCGGAGGGCGAAGGCCAGGCCGACCCCCACGAGCACGGTGTGCAGGAGGTAGGGCAGCACCGTCGGCGCCGGCGCGTACTGGCCGAGCAGGCCACTGGTCAGCGGACCCAGCGAGAACCCGGCCGTCATGGCGAAGGCTGCCCGCCGTCCGCCGGCTCCCTCGCCGGACGCCAGCGAGAGCTCGCCCACCCAGGCGCTGCCGACGCTGAAGACGACGCCGCTGACGACCCCCTGGAGGAACCGGGCGGCGAAGAGCAGGGTCAGCGAGTCGCCGGCCGCAGCGAAGGCGAGCGACGCCAGCCCCGACAGCACGATGCCGGGGATCGCGACCCGGCGGCGGCCGAGCCGGTCGGACAGCGGCCCGGCCATCAGGAGGGCGGGGACGAGCCCGGCCGCGTAGCAGCCGAACAGCGCCGTGAGCACCTCGGCCGAGAGGTTCAGGCGCTCCTGGTAGACCAGCAGCAGCGGGGTCGGGACGTTGGTGCCCGCCGCCACGGCGAACAGCGCGAACACGGCGCGCTTCCAGGTCACCGGCCGACCCTACGACCCGCGACCGGCCGCCCCGCGCGCGCCCGCGCCGGAAGCGGACCGCTCGGTGACCGCCTGCCCCTGCTGGTCGAGCTCCCGGCGTGCGGCCGTGAGCACGGCTTTCCGGACGAGGCGCTGGTGACTCGGAAGGGTCTCGAGCTGGTCAGCGATCGAGTCGCTTCGTAGCGTCGAGACGTGCTCGCCTCCGCTGCCCTGCTCGCCGTCGCTTCCGGGCTCGCGCTCGGCCTGGGGCTCATCGTCGCGATCGGCGCGCAGAACGCCTTCGTCCTGCGCCAGGGCCTCCGCCTCGAGCACGTCGCCGCCGTGGTGGTCGTGTGCGCGGCCTCCGACGTCGCGCTCATCGCCGCCGGGGTGCTGGGGGCCGGCGCCGCGCTGGACGAGGCGCCCTGGCTGCTCACGGTGGTGTGCTTCGCCGGGGCCGCCTTCCTGCTGGCCTACGGTGCGCTGGCCGCGCGCAGAGCCCTGCACCCCGAGGCGCTCGCGCCGGACGCCAGCGGGCACGCGCCGGGCTCGAGGTCACCGTCGGCACTTGCCTGGCGCTCACCTGGCTCAACGCGCACGTCCACCTGGACACGGTGCTCCTGCTGGGCTCCATGGCCTCGACGTACGGCGCTCACCGCTGGCACTTCGCCGGAGGTGCGGCCCTGGGCAGCGTCCTCTGGTTCGCCGTTCTCGGTGACGGCGCCCGGCTGTTGCGGCCGGTGTTCGCCCGCCCGGCGGCGTGGCGGTACCTGGACGGCGCCCTCGCCGTCGTCATGACGGTCCTCGCCGTGTCCCTGGCGCTGCGCGGCGTCGGGGGAGGCTGAGAGCGACGGAGCGGCTCCGCCCGGAGGGCGGAGCCGCTGGTCGATCCTGGTGCGCCATCAGGGACTCGAACCCCGAACCCGCTGATTAAGAGTCAGCTGCTCTGCCAATTGAGCTAATGGCGCGCTGCATCCGGCGTGCCGGGCAACGACAGGGAACGATACCAGCGCCCCCGGCCCGCGCCCGTACCGGGGGCGTGCTCTTCGCCACGGCTCCACGCGTGCGGCCGTCGCCTGCTGCGCCGGGTGGAACGAAGGTGGGTGGGGCCCTCGCAGTCGTGACCCACTGCACTCCCCGGTGTCCCGTCGGCGTGGACACTGGTGGGAACGCCTCCGCCCCGATCCGGGCGGGGTGGGAGAGGAGCCGGAACGGGTGCGACGCGCAGCCGCAGTGATCGCCACCGGGGCGCTGGTTCTCCTGGCCGGGTGCAGCGGGGAGGACGCAGGCGGGTCCGGCGACCGCGAGGCCCTCGCCCCTGCCGCCGCGCCGGCGGTGATCGATCTGGCGGTGGCCCACGGGGCGGCCGACGTCTCACCGGTGGTCCCGCTGGAGATCTCGGTCACCGACGGGCAGCTGGCCGGGGTGACCGTCACCGACGGCGCCGGTGCCGCCGTCCCGGGGGCCGTGGCCGACGAGCAGGCGGCCGGCGCGGACGACGGCGCGCAGGTCTGGACGCCGGAGACCGCGCTGGCCTACGGCACGAGCTACACGGTGACGGCCACCGCCACCAACGAGGACGCCGAGGGGACGACGGCGACGTCGACCTTCACCACGGTGGCCCCCGAGACGCTCTCCACCCCGGGCATCGGCCCCCTCGACGGCCAGACCGTCGGCGTCGGCATGCCGATCCGCGTCTACTTCGACGAGCCGGTGGCCGACAAGGCCGCCGTCGAGAGCCACCTGCAGGTGACCAGCACGACGCCCACCGACGGCGTCTGGAACTGGCTGAGCGACAGCGAGGTGCACTTCCGCCCCTCGACGTACTGGCCGGAGAACATCGAGGTAACCCTCGACGCGGACCTCTACGGCGTCGACTTCGGCGACGGCGTGTGGGGGGAGAAGAACAGGTCGGTGTCCTTCTCCGTCGGCGAGCGGCACGTGTCGGTCGCCGACGCCGCCAGCCACACCATGGAGGTCTACGACGGCGACGAGCTGGTGCGCACCTTCCCGATGAGCGCGGGTGGCCCGGAGTTCCCGAGCCGCAACGGTGCGCACGTGGTCACCGAGCTCAACCGCGACCGGATCATGGACTCGAGCACCTACGGCACCCCGGTGGACAGCCCGAACGGCTACCGCACGCCGGTGGAGTTCGCCGTCCGGCTCTCCGACAACGGCGAGTTCGTGCACGCCGCGCCGTGGTCGGTGGCCCAGCAGGGCCGGGAGAACGTCTCGCACGGCTGCATCAACCTCTCGACCGAGCGCGCCGCCTGGTTCTTCGACTTCTCCAAGCCCGGCGACGTCGTCGAGATCGAGAACTCTCTCGGGCCCACGCTGTCGGCCGCCGACGGCGCCATCTACGACTGGGCGATCCCGTGGGAGGACTGGCAGGCGGGCAGCGCCCTGGAGTGAGCTCCCACCGCGGAGCGGGGCGTTTCCCCCGACCTGACCAGGGGCATTCCCGTCCGCGACACCGAGGAGGGGTTCCGTGGACACCTGGCTGATCGCCCTGATCGTCGTCGCGGTGCTGGTGCTGATCGCACTCGCGGCGTTCGCGTACTCCAAGCGCAGCCGCGTGTCCCGCGTGCGCCGGGCGGCGGAGCAGCGGGAGCAGGCGCGGGAGAACATGCAGGAGGCCCAGGTGCGGGCGGCCCGCGCCGACCGTGAGCAGGCGCTCGCCGAGGAGCAGGCGGCCCAGGCCCGACGCGAGCTGGCCGAGGTGCAGGAGCGCTCTGCGCGCGCCGAGCAGGAGGCCCGCCGCCGCGCCGCCGGTGCGGAGGAGGACCGCACGGCCGCCGAGCGGCTGCGGTCCGAGGCCGAACGGCTCGCGCCCGACGTCGTGTCCGACGAGCAGCACCCCCATCCCGAGGGCGGCGCCACCCGCCGCTGAGCCCACCGCTCAGTTCCCGCTGCGCCGGCGGTCCTACCCCCGAGGACGCCGAACCGGAGGGGTGCAAATGACCGATCTGCTGGCCATCGGGACGCGCAAGGGGCTGTGGCTGGCCCGCAGCGAGGACGACCGCCGGACCTGGACCCTCGACGGCCCGCACCTGCTGGCCCAGGAGGTCGCGGCGGTGTCCGTCGACACCCGCCGGGCGGCGCCGCGGCTGCTCGCCGGGGTGCAGTACGGCCACTGGGGGCCGAGCGTCACCTGGTCCGACGACCTGGGCGGGAGCTGGCACGAGACCGACTCCGGTGCGATCCGCTTCCCGGCCGACACCGGGGCGGCCCTCGGCCGGGTGTGGCAGCTGCGACCCGATACCGCGGACCGGCCCGACGTCGTGTGGGCCGGCTGCGAACCGCAGTCGTTGTGGCGCAGCACCGACGGCGGTTGCAGCTTCTCGCTGGTGCGCGGGCTGTGGGACCACCCGCACCGGCCCACCTGGGCGCCCGGCGCCGGCGGGGGAGCGGTGCACACCGTGCTGCCCGACCCCGACACCGACCGGGTCACCGTGGCCATGAGCACCGGGGGTGTCTACGTCAGCGACGACGGCGCGACCGGGTGGCGGCCGCACAACCGCGGGATCAGCGCGGTTTTCCTCCCCGAGCCGCCGGAGTACGGCCAGTGCGTGCACAAGGTCGCCGCCGACGCCGCGGATCCGCGCCGGATGTATGCGCAGAACCACTTCGGCGTCTTCCGCACCGACGACGGCGGTGCCTCGTGGATGTCGATCGCCGCCGGGTTGCCCGCCGACTTCGGGTTCCCGATCGCCGCCTCGCCGACCACGCCGGGCACCGCCTGGGTCGTCCCGCTGGTCGCCGACGTGCAGCGGGTGCCGCCGGACGGCCGGCTGCGCCTGCACCGCACCCGGGATGCCGGCGGCAGCTGGACCGAGGTCGGGGCCGGGCTGCCTGACGGCTCCTGGACGGCGGTGCTGCGGGACGCCTTCTGCACCGACGACCACCGGACCACCGGCCTCTACGTCGGCACGCGGAACGGCTGCGTCTACGCCAGCGTCGACGAGGGCGACACGTTCACCACCGTGGCCGAGCACCTGCCCGACGTGCTCGTCCTGCGCGCCGCCCGGGTGCCGTGAGGCGGCCGGCATGAGCGTCGAGGTGGTTCTGCCGGGCGTCCTGGCCGACCTGGCCGGGGGCGCCCGGCACCTGGACCTGCAGCCCGACGGCGGGACGTTGGCCGCGGTGCTCGAGGCGCTGGACGCCCGTCACCCGGTACTCGGCCGCCGCATCCGGGACGAGGCGGGGGCGGTGCGCCGGTTCGTGAACCTCTACGTCGACGGGGAGGACGTGCGTTGGCAGGACGGGCTGGGGACAGCGGTGCCCGACGGCGCGGTGGTGCACGTCCTGCCGTCGGTGGCCGGCGGCTGAGCCCGGCACAGGAAGCTGTGCCCACGGTTGTGCCGCCGATCCGACAGGCACGGCTCCCGGTGCCCCGGCGGGCGGGTCAGAGGGCGGCGAGGGTGGCGCAGTTCGGGCAGAGCTGGGTCTCCTCGTAGCCCTCCGGAGGCCACGGCAGCTGCTCGTCGATGGAGACGTAGGCGCCGCACAGCGCCTTGCGGCTCTGCCCGCTCACCCGGCCGATGGTCGCGTGGGCCGGGCCGATCTGCCGGGGCGCCAGGCCTTCGGCCCCGAAGGAACCGACCATGACGACCGCGTGTGCCGTGCCGTACGCGTAGACGCTGGTCATGCGACCAGGGTCCGAGCCTGGCGTCCCCGGCGCCACCACCGCCGGCCACGTGTCGGCCGCATCCGTCACACCGGTCCCACCCGTTCCGGAAAGTGCGCGAAAGCGCCGCGCAACGCCGCGGAACGCACCGGGGAGCCGCCGGCCGAACGGTGCGGGCGGGGGCTCTCCGGGCGCGCGCGGAGCTCAGGCGTAGATCTTCTCCACCTCGCCGGCGGGCAGGGCCTCGGCGTCCAGGGTGATCAGGCAGCCGATGAACAGCCGGTTGTCGCGCACCACGAGGCACTGGCTGACCAGCGGGTGGGCGCGCACCATGTCCTCGAGGACGGCGGGGCGACGTTCTTCCCGCCCGAGGTCACGATCAGGTCCTTGATCCGGCCGGTGATCGTCACGTAGCCCTCGTCGTCGATCTGGCCGATGTCGCCGGTGGCGAACCGTGCGCGGCGTCTGTGACGTGGCGGACAAAGATGTAGAAGGAGCGGTCTGTATGTTCGCGGATCACCCGGCGCGGTGCTCGCCGGGTGATCCGCAGACTTCCGGAGGTTTGCTGTGCAGTCCGCGCTCTACGAGGCCGAGCACGAGGCGTTCCGCGCGACGGTGCGCGAGTTCCTGGCCAAGGAGGTGACCCCGCACCACGACGAGTGGGAGAAGGCCGGGGTCGTCGACCGCTCGGTCTGGCTGCGGGCCGGGGAGCAGGGCCTGCTGGGCATGGATGTGCCCGAGGAGTTCGGTGGCGGCGGGGTCAAGGACTTCCGCTACAACGCGGTCCTCTCCGCGGAGGTCAGCCGGGCGGGGGCCAGCGGCCTCGGGTTCACCCTGCAGAACGACGTCGTCGCTCCGTACCTCACCGCACTGACGACCGACGAGCAGAAGCAGCGCTGGCTGCCCGGGGTCGTCAGCGGCGAGATCATCACCGCGATCGCCATGACCGAGCCGGGCGCGGGCTCGGACCTGCAGGGCCTGAGGACGACGGCCCGCCGCGACGGCGACGAGTGGGTGCTCACCGGTTCGAAGACGTTCATCACCAACGGCATCAACGCCGACCTGGTCATCGTGGTGGCCCGCACCGACCCGGAGGCCGGCGCCCGCGGCTTCTCGCTGCTCGTCGTCGAGCGCGGCATGCCGGGCTTCGAGCGCGGCCGAAACCTGGACAAGGTCGGCCTCAAGGCCCAGGACACCGCCGAGCTCCACTTCTCGGACGTGCGGGTGCCGGGGGCCAACCTGCTCGGCACCGAGGGCCACGGCTTCTTCCACCTGATGGAGAACCTGCCCCAGGAGCGGCTCTCGATCGCCGCGGGCGCCGTCGCCTCCGCCCGGATCGTGCTCGACCTGACGGTCCAGTACTGCAAGGACCGCACCGCCTTCGGCAAGCCCATCGGGTCGTTCCAGAACACCCGCTTCGAGCTCGCCGAGATGCACACCGAGGTGACGGTCGCCGAGACCTACCTGGAGAAGGCGATCGGTGAGCACAACGCGGGGCGGTTCACCGTCGAGGACGCCGCCATGGCCAAGTGGTGGACGACGGAGCTGCAGAAGCGCGTCATCGACCGGTGCCTGCAGCTGCACGGCGGCTACGGCTACATGCTCGAGTACCCGGTCGCCAAGGCCTTCATCGACTCACGCATCCAGACCATCTACGGCGGGACGACCGAGATCATGAAGGAGATCGTCGGCCGCTCGCTCGGCGTCTGAGATCCACCCCTCGGCGCGGAGATCGAGGTGACCACCGTCCCGGTGCGCCGGACCCAGGCCGAGCGCCGAGCGAGCACGCGGCATGCGCTCGTGCGGGCGACGGTCGAGTCACTGGTGGAACTGGGGTGCGCCCGGACGACCACCCAGGGGGTGCAGCGCCGGGCCGGGGTGTCCCGGGGCGCGCTGACCCACCAGTTCACGACGAAATCCGACCTGGTGCTCGCCGCGGTCGACCACCTCTACGAAGAGTTCAGCGCCAGCGTCCGGCAGGCGGCCGCCGACCTCCCCGCCGACTCCGCCGCTCGCGTCCGGCTGGGCGTGGAGCTGGTCTGGAACAGGTTCCACGGCGAGCTCTTCGTCGCCGCCATGGAGCTGTGGGGCGCCGCGCGCACCGACGCCGAGCTGCGGGCCGCGCTGCTGCCGCACGAGCGGCGGCTCGGCGTGCAGCTGCGGTCGCTGGCGACGGAGGTGCTCGGCGAGCGGATGGCGCAGCACCCGCAGGCCGAGGCGGTCTACCAGGTGCTGCTCACCTCGATGCGGGGCCAGGCGCTCACCTACGCGCTGCAGCCAGAGGCCCCGCGCACCGACCCGCACGTCGAGCACTGGCAGTCGATCATCGAGGCCTTCACCCGCTCGCCGTCGTCGCCCGACGCGTAGCCGACCGACTCCGTCCCCGGTTCGCGACGTGGCGGCCGGGCGCGGTGGGCCGGATGGCCGCGCTCATCGCGCGAGGCGACCCTTGGGAGGACCCGCGCGTGCCGCGTCGCGGGTGGTTCAGGTCCGCTCGGCCACCGGCAGGATCTCCCCGCTCTCCACCCGGGCGCGGTAACCGTTGATCTCCCGCTTGACCACCCGGGCCAGGATGTAGAGCCCGATGATGTTCGGCAGCGACATCAGGAAGATCATGCTGTCGGAGAAGCCGATCACCGCATCCAGCGTCGACGACGCCCCGATGATCACGAACAGGCAGAAGATCAGCTTCCAGGTCCGGTCGACGATCATCGACTCGCCGAACAGGTAGGTCGCCGCCTTCAGCCCGTAGTAGCTCCAGGCCAGCATGGTCGAGTACGCGAACAGGATGACCGCGACCGCCAGGACGATGGGGAACCAGTCGACCACGGTCCCGAACGCCGCCGACGTCGTCTCCACGCCCGCGTCGCTGGCGTCGTCGGCGTACGTCCCGGTGATGACGATGGCCAGGGCGGTCATCGTGCAGATGACGACGGTGTCGATGAACGGCTCGAGGACGGCGACGTGCCCCTCGGTCGCCGGCTCGTCCGTCTTGACCGCGGAGTGCGCGATGGCCGCCGAGCCCAAACCCGCCTCGTTGCTGAACGCCGCCCGGCGGAAGCCCTGGATGAGCACCCCGACGATGCCGCCGTAGCCGGCCTCGGGGGTGAACGCCTGGGAGACGATCGCCCAGATGGCTCCCGGGATCGCCGACAGGTTGGCGAACAGCACGGTCAGGCAGGCGATGACGTAGAAGACCGCCATGAACGGCACGAGCTTGTCGGTGACCCGGGCGATGCTGCGGATGCCGCCGATGATGACCGCGCCGACGAGCACGGCCAGCACCAGCCCGAACACCGCGCCGGCGGCGCCGAAGCCGAGCGGGCCGTCCTCCCCGCCGGTGACCGACTGGGCCTGGTTGAAGGCCTGGTTGGCCTGGAACATGTTGCCGCCGCCGACGGCCCCGCCGAGGGTGAAGATGCAGAAGAGGACGGCGAGCACCTTGCCGAAGGTGCCCAGCCGCGGGCTTCTCTCCTTGAGCCCCTTGGTCAGGTAGTACATCGGGCCGCCGGAGACCCGGCCGTCCGGGTACACGTTCCGGTACTTCACCCCGAGCGTGCACTCGACGCCCTTGGTGCACATGCCGAGCAGCCCGGCGATGATCATCCACAGGGTGGCGCCGGGCCCGCCGAGGGAGATGGCGACCGCAACGCCGGCGATGTTGCCCAGCCCGACGGTGCCCGACACAGCGGTGGCCAGCGCCTGGAAGTGCGTGACCTCTCCGGCGTCCCGAGGGTCGTCGTAGCGGCCGCGGATCAGCTGGATCGCGTGCTTGAACGCGCGGAACTGGAAGCCGCGCAGGTAGATCGTGAAGAAGAGGCCGGCGATGACCAGCCACACCACGATGAGCGGGAGCGCCACGCCCTCGTCGATGAATTCCAGCGGCACGGCGAAGAAGACGACCGTGGTGATCCACTCGGACACCGGCGCGAAGAAGCTGTCGACCTGCTCGTCGAAGGTGGCGGCCAGGACCGACCCGGACGGCGCGCCCATCACGGCACCACCAGCACGGGCACGGGGGAGAGCTGGATGAGGCTGCTCGGCGTCGAGCCGAACAGCAGGGTGCGCACCCGGCTCTGGCCGACCCGGCCCACGGTGATCCAGGCGGCGTCGTGCTCCCGGGCCAGGCGCACGAGCGTCTCCGCCGGGTGACCGTGCCGCACGACCCCCTCGACCGCGAGGTCTCCGGGCTCGGACAGCCGGGCGACGACCGGGTCGAGCACGCGTTCGTGCGCGGCGGCGGCCTCCCGCGCCTTCTCCACGGAGCGGCGCTCGTTCTCCTCCGCGGTGGTGAAGGAGTAGGGCGACCACGGGACGACGCAGGCCAGCACCAGGCGCAGGTCGTGGCGGCGGGCTGCGTCGGCGGCGGCGTCGGCGGCGCGGCCGCTCGATTCGCTCCCATCGAGACCCACGACGATCGATTCGGGCACGAGCGCTCCTCCGGCCGGCCGACGACGACGTGGCGCGAACCGTAGCCCCGTTCGCCGGCCCCGGCAGGTCGAGACGGTGGCCTTCCGATCGGCCCGCGGAGCTCCGCCGCGTGCGCCGATCGTCACGGGAGGGTGTCGGTCTCGCAGATCAGGTGATGGTCGGGAGGGAGGGGGTACGCGCCGTGGACGCGCCATTCGACGAGAAGGAGAAGCCCGTGCTCGGTGTCATCGCATTGCTACTGGTCGTCTGGTTGGCGCTCGCCGTCATCGGCGCCGTGGTCGAGGGGCTGTTCTGGCTCCTGGTCATCGGCGTCGTCCTCTTCCTGGCCACCGCCGCCTACGGCTGGATGAAGCGCAACACGAGGGTCTGACCAACGGCATCGCCAGCGGCTCGCGCAGACGCGCGCGATGGTTCTCGGGACGCCGACTGCGCGTCATGCCGCGCAGTCGCGCCGACGAGGGAGGACCCGGTATGGAGATCACCGGCATCATCACTGCACTGGTCATCGGTCTCGTCATCGGTGCGCTCGGTCGCCTCGTCGTGCCCGGCAAGCAGAACATCCCCATCTGGCTGACCCTGCTCATCGGCGTCCTGGCGGCGATCGTCGGCACCCTGGTCGCCGGTGCGCTCGGTGTGTCCGACACGGCGGGCATCGACTGGATCGAGCTGGCCCTGCAGGTCGGCTTCGCCGCGCTCGGTGTGGCGGCCGTGGCCGGCAGGTACGGGCGGCGCAGTCGCGTGTGACGTTCCGGCCGGCCGGAAGCCGGCCCGGGGAAACCCTGGTGGCTTCGCGGCCGGGGCCTCCTGCGTCCGCGCGAGCACCGGGCGCGGGCATCGATCACCGGCTCATGCGCGCCGCGGGGGTCCTGGGCGGCGGCTACACGAGGCTCGCGAGGGTGGCGCGCGCCCCGTGTTCCCGGAGGGAGGTGAGCGCGCTGCGGTAGGCCGCGGTGAAGCGTTCGTCGTCCACCAGGTCGCCGAAGATGCTCCGGTCGGCGATGAAGGCCAGCGGGTCCTCGGCCAGCCGACCGGCGTTCGCCCGCACCCGGTCGGCGCGCCGGTCGACCAGGGGGAGCGGGTTCCCGTGGTCGTCCCGCCCCTCCGCGTACCGCGCCCAGCTGGCGACGACCGCCGCGCCCCTGTGCACCTCCCGGCCCGTCGCCAGGCCGGCGCGGACGACGGGCAGCACGTACTTCGGGATCAACGCCGACGTCTGCGCGCACAAGCGCGCGACCGTGTCGGACACCGCCGCGCTGGCGAGGCGTTCGAGGAGGGTCCGCTTGTAGTCCTCGAGGTCCACCCCCGGCACCGCAGGCAGCATCGGCGTGACCTCCCGGTCCATGTAGTCCCGGAGGAACCGGGACCACAGCGGGTCCTGGCACGCGTCGTGCACGAACTCGTGCCCGGCCAGTGAGGCGAAGTACGCCAGTGCCTGGTGGCTGCCGTTGAGCAGGTGCAGCTTCATGGCCTCGTAGGGGCCGACGTCCCCGACCAGCTGCACACCGGCGGCCTCCCACGGCGGGCGGCCGGTCGGGAAACGGTCCTCCACGACCCACTGCGCGAACGGCTCGCACACCACCGGCCATGCGTCGGTGATGCCGAACCGCTGCTGCAGTTCGGCGACGTCATCGGCGGTGGTCAGCGGCGTGATCCGGTCCACCATGCTGTCGGGGAAGGACACCTCGCGCTCGACCCACGCGCCCAGATCCGCGTCGCGCAAGGTGGCGAAGGCGGTGAACGCCCGCCGGGCGACGTCACCGTTCCCCCGGAGGTTGTCGCAGGACAGCACGGTGAACGGCGGGAGCCCGCGCGCCCGACGGCGCGCCAGCGCCTCGGTGACCAAGCCGAAGGTGGTGCGCAGGACGGCGTCCGGGCGCAGGTCGGCCAGCACGTCGGGAGCGGCGCCGTCGAAGACGCCGGTCGCCGGAGCGGTGTTGTATCCGCGCTCGGTGATCGTCAGGGACACGATGCGGGTGTCGGGGTGTGCCATCTTCTCGACGACGGCGGCCGGATCGTCGGGCGCCAGGAGGTACTCGACGATCGAGCCGATCACCCGCGGCTCCAGCGTGCCGTCGCGATGCTTGACGACGAGGGTGTAGAGGCCGTCCTGCGCGGCCAGGGCATCCCGCATCTGCCGGTCGCCGGGGAGGACGCCCACCCCGCAGATGCCCCAGTCCATGCCCAGGCCTGAGTTCATCAGCCGATCCGCGTACATCGCCTGGTGGGCCCGGTGGAAGCCGCCGACGCCGATGTGCACGATGCCCGTGCGGACCTGGCGACGGTCGTAGCCGGGCACCGGCACGGCGCCGGACAACGAGCTCAGGGAGGCGGCAGTCAGAGCGCGGACGGGTTCGGCCTCGGTGGGAGCTGCGTGGCTGGACACGTCTCCACCGTAACGTGAAGGTAGATTCCGGTATCCGCTCCTGCCGGAGGGGAGCGGTTGTCAGGCGGCGGTGCCCCGTGCCTTCCTGTCCGCGGGCAGGAAGACCTTCTCGGGGTCCCGTTCGACGACGTCCCCGAGGGCATCGTCGACCCGTGCCATGACCTCGTCGTCCAGCCGGACCCCGGCCGCCTTGACGTTGTCGTGGACCTGCTGGGGGCGGCTGGCGCCGATGATCGCCGCGGCGACGTTGGGGTTCTGGAGCACCCACGCCAGGGCCAGCTGCGCCATCGTCAACCCGAGGTCGTCGGCGATGGGCCGCAGTTGTTGCACCCGGGTGAGGACCTCGTCGGCGAGGAAGCCCTCCACCTGGAAGCCCACGCCCGAGTGGCTCGCCCGGCTCCCGGCCGGCGGTTGCTCGCCGGGCAGGTACTTCCCGGTCAGCACCCCCTGGGCGAGCGGTGACCAGACGATCTGGGAGAGCCCCTCCTGCTCCGACGTCGGCACGACCTCGGGTTCGATGACCCGCCACAGCATCGAGTACTGCGGCTGGTTGCTGATCAGCTGGACGCCGAGCTGGCGGGCGAGCGCTGCGCCGGCGGCGATCTGCTCGGCGTTCCACTCGGAGACGCCGATGTAGAGCGCCTTGCCGGAGCGGACGAGGTCGGCGAAGGCGGTCATCGTCTCCTCGAGCGGCACCGTCGGGTCGTACCG is a genomic window of Blastococcus sp. HT6-30 containing:
- a CDS encoding alanine/glycine:cation symporter family protein, with amino-acid sequence MGAPSGSVLAATFDEQVDSFFAPVSEWITTVVFFAVPLEFIDEGVALPLIVVWLVIAGLFFTIYLRGFQFRAFKHAIQLIRGRYDDPRDAGEVTHFQALATAVSGTVGLGNIAGVAVAISLGGPGATLWMIIAGLLGMCTKGVECTLGVKYRNVYPDGRVSGGPMYYLTKGLKERSPRLGTFGKVLAVLFCIFTLGGAVGGGNMFQANQAFNQAQSVTGGEDGPLGFGAAGAVFGLVLAVLVGAVIIGGIRSIARVTDKLVPFMAVFYVIACLTVLFANLSAIPGAIWAIVSQAFTPEAGYGGIVGVLIQGFRRAAFSNEAGLGSAAIAHSAVKTDEPATEGHVAVLEPFIDTVVICTMTALAIVITGTYADDASDAGVETTSAAFGTVVDWFPIVLAVAVILFAYSTMLAWSYYGLKAATYLFGESMIVDRTWKLIFCLFVIIGASSTLDAVIGFSDSMIFLMSLPNIIGLYILARVVKREINGYRARVESGEILPVAERT
- a CDS encoding universal stress protein encodes the protein MPESIVVGLDGSESSGRAADAAADAARRHDLRLVLACVVPWSPYSFTTAEENERRSVEKAREAAAAHERVLDPVVARLSEPGDLAVEGVVRHGHPAETLVRLAREHDAAWITVGRVGQSRVRTLLFGSTPSSLIQLSPVPVLVVP
- a CDS encoding GlsB/YeaQ/YmgE family stress response membrane protein, translating into MEITGIITALVIGLVIGALGRLVVPGKQNIPIWLTLLIGVLAAIVGTLVAGALGVSDTAGIDWIELALQVGFAALGVAAVAGRYGRRSRV
- a CDS encoding mannitol dehydrogenase family protein; translation: MSSHAAPTEAEPVRALTAASLSSLSGAVPVPGYDRRQVRTGIVHIGVGGFHRAHQAMYADRLMNSGLGMDWGICGVGVLPGDRQMRDALAAQDGLYTLVVKHRDGTLEPRVIGSIVEYLLAPDDPAAVVEKMAHPDTRIVSLTITERGYNTAPATGVFDGAAPDVLADLRPDAVLRTTFGLVTEALARRRARGLPPFTVLSCDNLRGNGDVARRAFTAFATLRDADLGAWVEREVSFPDSMVDRITPLTTADDVAELQQRFGITDAWPVVCEPFAQWVVEDRFPTGRPPWEAAGVQLVGDVGPYEAMKLHLLNGSHQALAYFASLAGHEFVHDACQDPLWSRFLRDYMDREVTPMLPAVPGVDLEDYKRTLLERLASAAVSDTVARLCAQTSALIPKYVLPVVRAGLATGREVHRGAAVVASWARYAEGRDDHGNPLPLVDRRADRVRANAGRLAEDPLAFIADRSIFGDLVDDERFTAAYRSALTSLREHGARATLASLV
- a CDS encoding aldo/keto reductase family protein — protein: MEFRRLGRSGLNVSQIAFGNWLTHGSQVEEDAAVACVHAALDVGITTFDTADVYAGTAAESVLGRALAGQRREGLEIATKVYWPTGPGPNDGGLSRKHVIESCHASLRRLQTDYVDLYQAHRYDPTVPLEETMTAFADLVRSGKALYIGVSEWNAEQIAAGAALARQLGVQLISNQPQYSMLWRVIEPEVVPTSEQEGLSQIVWSPLAQGVLTGKYLPGEQPPAGSRASHSGVGFQVEGFLADEVLTRVQQLRPIADDLGLTMAQLALAWVLQNPNVAAAIIGASRPQQVHDNVKAAGVRLDDEVMARVDDALGDVVERDPEKVFLPADRKARGTAA